A region of the Candidatus Acidiferrales bacterium genome:
TCTCACGGCATATAACCAGCTTCGCGCCGCCGAGCGCGCCGGCATTCAAGGCACGGCGCTTTGGCGCTTCGGCACCGAAGATCCCTCCATCTGGAGCATCTGGGACACCGTGCATCCCAACGATCAAAATCGTGCGCAACTGGATTCGATTCCGCCCGGCTACGACCTGATTCTCGAAGGAGCCGGCGATCTCTGGCGCATCACGGCCAAACCGCAGAGCGGTGATCGCACGTTCAAATATGATTCGTCCACCGACACGTTCACCGACGAGCGCATCACCAAGTATCCGCTCTCCTGGCGCATCGATCGCATGGGCGGCGCCAATCCCAAGGAACTGGCGCTCACGTTTGACGACGGCCCGGACACGCCCTGGACTCAGCAAATCCTCGATGTCCTCAAGCGCGAAAACGTTCCCGCAACATTTTTCGTCATTGGCGTCGAAGTGGACCGCTATCCCGACCTCGTCCATCAGGAATTCGCCGATGGCGATGAAATCGGCAACCACACGTACACCCATCCGGATTTCGACGCCGCATCGAAAACGCAAATCGAATTCGAGTTGAATCTCACGCAGCGCCTCATCGAGAGCGATTTAGGCGTGAAAACTTTGCTCTTCCGCCCGCCCTATGGCATCGACGAAGAGCCGGAAACCGCCGACGAAGTCGCCAATCTGCCGATTCCGCAATCGATGGGCTATCTTCTCGTCGCCGGCCATATTGATCCGCACGATTGGGGCGAGGAAGGCGGCGTTCCTCCGCCTCCCGTCGAGACCATTGTTCAGCGCGTCGTCGATCAGGTCGACAAGCTTCCCGGCAACGTCATCATCATGCACGATGGCGGCGGCAATCGCAGCCACACCGTCGCCGCGCTTCCGCAAATCATCGAGCGGCTGAAGGCACAGGGCTATTCGTTCGTCACCGTCTCGCAGCTTCTCAATCAAGACCGCGCGCAGGTCATGCCTCCGCTGAGCCGCGAAGAGCATTTCTTCGCCGAGACCGATTCGCTGATTTTCAATATCTTCCACTGGCTGCGTCTTATTATCGCCTTCATTTTCGTCGCCGGAATCGTTCTCGTCAGCGGGCGCGCGCTGTTCATCGGCATTCTCGCGCTCGCCGAGAAACTCCGCCCCGCGCCGCAGGATCATCCCGAATATAAACCGAAGGTCACCGTGCTCATTCCCGCGTACAACGAAGAAGCGGTCATCGTGGACACTGTCGGCTCGGCGCTCGCTTCCAATTATCCGAAGCTCGAAATCATCGTCATCGACGACGGCTCTACCGACCGGACCAGCGCGCGCGTCCTCGAACTTTTCGGCCATGAGCCGCGCGTTCGCCTGATTCGCCAGGCGAACTACGGCAAGTCCGCCGCGCTCAATCACGGCCTCTCGGAAGCCTCGGGCGAAATCATCGTTACCATCGACGCGGATACCATCGTCGACCGCGAAGCCATTCCGCGACTTGTCCGTCATTTCGCCAATCCGCGTGTCGGCGCGGTCGCCGGGAACGTGAAAGTCATGAACCGCAATCGCTGGCTCACGCGCTGGCAGGCGCTCGAATACATCACCAGCCAGAATCTCGAAAAGCGCGCCTTCGATCTTCTCAATTGCATTCCCGTGGTTCCCGGAGCCGTCGGCGCCTGGCGCGCCGAAGCCATGCGCAGTTGCGGCGGCTTCGCCGGCGACACTGTTGCTGAAGATACCGATCTCACGCTCACCATTCGCCGCCACGCCTGGAGAATTCTCTACGACGAAGACGCCATCGGCCGCACCGAAGTTCCCGACACTATGGACGCGCTCATCCGCCAGCGTTTCCGCTGGACCTTCGGCACGCTCCAGGCTGTCTGGAAGCACAGCGACGCTCTTGGCCGCCCGCGCTATGGCACCATGGGCTGGATCACGCTTCCCAACGTTTTCCTCTTCCAGATCGTTCTTCCGCTCGTCTCCCCGCTCATCGATTTTCTGTTTCTCTTCTCGATTCTTCTCTGGGGACTCGCGCAGTTCCGCATCACGCATCTGCCGCCGCTCTGGACCAGCGACGACGTCGTCCGCTCGCTCATCTTTTTCGCCGCCTTCATGCTCATTGACCTTTTCACCTGCATCGTGGCCTTCGCTCTCGAAAAAGGCGAAGACTGGTCGCTGCTCATTCCTCTGCTCATTCAGCGCTTTTACTATCGCCAGATGATGTACTTCGTCCTTTTCCAATCGCTCAAGGAAGCCGTGCAGGGCCGCCCCGTCGGCTGGCGCGGCGTCGAACCCCAAAAACCCGAAATCCCCGCCGCCCCCGTCACCCAGACTTGACGCGCTTCTCGCGTGGTTTTCGTAGGGGCGCTGCTTGCTGCGCCCGCGCGACTCCCCGAGTCGCGTTCAGCGCGTCAGGCCTCACGTCAAAGATGGTGGCGAACAGTGCGAAAGATTTGTTTCTTCTCGTTGTCATTCCGAGGAGCGTTTTTTGCGACGAGGAATCTGCAGTTGCCCCTCAGGGGGTCGGAGCTTCAGCTCCGACACAAAGGACGGCGCTTTAATCTTCCTAGTTTTCTTTCAAACACATCCAGCGGCGAAAAATTACAATTTCCCCGAGTACTTGAAGCTCCAAAATCTTGTGCTGTACTAGAAAGATTCAATCCCTGCCGTCGTCTCACCAACAAGAATCTGTTGAAAATTCTGTTAACTTACGATATAATGATACCGTATGGTTAGCGCATCCAACTCCGCAACGCTCAGCTTCCCGCGAGGCTCCCGGTGGCGCCTCCTGGCCGCCTGAGTCCCTCCCGAGCCGCTTACTCCGCCTTTCTTGCCATTTCTAATCGCCAGACCTCTGAATTATTAGAAATGCCAGTAACTTACACAAAACAAAGACTCGGACCTGTTTCTAATCGCCAGAGATATGCACTTTTCCCAAGGTACGCTCTTCGCGTCTCGGACGTTTTCGCAAGATGTGCAAATCGTCTGCCGAATGCTCGTCGACATCATTCTCGGGCCGCCTTTTCTGCTATAATCTCGCTGGTGATGGGCTGCACCCGCAGTCAGGGGCGGCACCGGAGGACAACATGAGCGCAGTACCTCCTGCAGGCAAAAATGCAGGCAACGGAAAAATCACCGTGCCTGACATTCTTCACCGCAAAAGTTCCGCCGATTCCACAGACACGCGGCAAAAAATCACCTGCCTTACGGCTTATGACTATCCCACCGCGCATCTGCTCGACGAAGCTGGCGTCGATATTCTCCTCGTCGGCGATTCGCTCGGCATGGTCGTGCTCGGCTATGAAACCACGCTGCCCGTCACGCCCGAAGAAATGCTCGTCTTCACGAAAGCCGTGCGCCGCGGCGCGCATCGAGCGCTGCTCGTCGCCGACATGCCTTTCGGCAGCTTTCACGTTTCGCTCGACGATTCCGTGCGCCAGGCCCTGCGCCTCGTGAAAGAAGGCGGCGTCGACGCCGTGAAAATCGAAGGCGGCGAAAAGCGCATGGAGATGATCGCGCGCCTTGTCGATTCTGAAATTCCCGTGATGGCTCACATCGGCCTCACGCCGCAATCCGTTCTCGAATTCGGCGGTTTTCGCGTGCAGGGAAAAACTCCCGACGCTGCCGAGCGTCTCCTGCGCGACGCGCGAGCTGTCGAAGCCGCTGGCGCTTTTTCCGTCGTGCTCGAATCCGTGCCGCGCGAACTCGCTGCGCGCATCACGCGCGAATTGCGCATCCCCACCATCGGCATCGGCGCCGGCCCCGATTGCGATGGCCAGGTGCTCGTCTTCCACGACATGGTTGGACTGACGCTGGGCGGCTCGCCGAAATTTGCTCGCCGGTACGTCAATATCGGCGAGCAGATTTCGCGTGCCGCACGTACGTTCTGCGAAGATGTGCGCAGCGGAAATTTTCCTTCCGACGCCGAATCGTTTCACGCACCGCAATTAGGCGCGCAGCCGAAAACGCACATTCACTGAATGCCGGACAAGGAGGCTCTCAAAACATGACCCTCGACAATGTACGGACGCTTTACGCATACAATTCCTGGGCAAACCATCGTGTGCTCGACGCCTGCGCGCCGCTCAGCGCCGAGCAACTCACGCAAAATTTGCACTCCAGTTTCCCTTCCGTGCGCGACACGCTTGCGCACATCATGCTCGCAGAGTGGCTGTGGCTCGAGCGCTGGCTCGGACGCTCGCCGGCTTTTCCTCCCAGTGATTTTCCTGATCTCACGGCGATTCGCGCGCGCTGGCAAACAAACGAAACGGATTTGAGCGCCTTCATACAAAAATTGACGGCGGCGGATCTCGATCGCGCCGTTGAATACAAGAACACGAAAGGCAACGTGTTTTCGAATCCCATGTGGCAGATGCTTCAGCATCTGGTCAATCACGGCACATATCATCGCGGCCAAATCACGACCATGCTTCGCCAGCTCGGCGCCGCTCCTTCGACAACCGATCTCATCGCTTTTTTCCGAGAGCGCGCCGGCAAATCGCACAACTGAAATTTCACGAGGAAATTTTTCGCGCGCGCATGGAAATCATCCGCACAGTCGAATGGATGAAACAATCGTCGCGAACGGCCGAAGGCGCCGGGCGCGTCATCGGCTTTGTGCCTACGATGGGAGCGTTGCACGAAGGCCATCTTTCGCTCCTCCGCGCGGCCAAGCAGCAGTGCTCTCCCGTCGTCGTTTCGATTTTTGTGAATCCCAAACAGTTTGGTCCAAGCGAGGATTTTGAAAAATATCCGCGCGCTTTCGAAACGGACTGCGCGCAGCTCGAAAATCTCGGCGTCGATTATCTTTTCGCGCCGGATGCGCCTGCGATATATCCGCCGGAATTTCGCAGCACAGTCCGCGTCGAAGGTTTGAGCGAAAAATGGGAAGGCCGCGTTCGCCCCGGGCATTTTCAGGGCGTCACGACGATTGTCCTGAAGCTTTTCGAAATCGTCCGACCGCGCTTCGCCTATTTCGGCCGCAAGGATGCGCAACAGGCGCGCATCATTCGCCAGATGGTTTCCGATTTGAATCTGGATTGTGAAATTGTTGTTTGTCCCATCGTGCGCGAGGCCGATGGTTTGGCCATGTCTTCGCGCAATGCGTATCTGAGCGCCGCCGAACGCCGCGCCGCCACGATTCTTTCCGGCTCTCTCGCCGCGATACGCAGTGAAATCGAACGCGGCGAGCGCGCCTGCGCGCCACTGCTCGAAAAGTTTCGCACCGCCATCACCGCTGAACCGCTCGCCAAACTGGATTACGCGGAAATCGTTGATGCGGACTCTTTCGAGCCGCTGCAATTTCTGCGCAATGACTGCCTGGTTCTCGTTGCCGCGAAATTCGGTGCGACGCGCCTGATCGACAACATGCTCGTTCGTATCCTGCCGAAAGATGGCGAGCACCGCGAAGAATGCGTCGTTTCACTATGAAGAAAAGCGTGGAACCAAGGTAAACTGAAAATGGTCTGACGTGGCAGAAGTTTATTTTGCTTTGGAAATTTCTTCGAGCACTTCTGCGGCATGGCCTTTCGCGCTGGCTTTATCCCACACGTGCACGATTTTCGCGTCCGGGCCGATCCAGTAAGACATGCGCACGATTCCCAGAAACGATTTGCCGAGAAAACTTTTCATTCTTCGCGCGCCGTAATTTTCGATGGCTTCGAATTTCGCGTCTGCGAGCAGAGGAAAATTCAAATTGTACTTGGCTTTGAATTTCGCCTGTAAGCCTACGGAATCGCCGCTACAGCCAAGAATCACGGTATTCAGCTTTTCAAATTTTTTCTTCGCGTCGCGAAACTCGGACGCTTCGTTGCTTCAACCGGGCGTCAGCGCCTTGGGGAAAAAGAACAGCACGACATTCTTGCCGCGAAAATCGCTGAGTTCCACCGTGCTGCCATCGTCTGCCGGCAATTTGAATTCCGGCGCGCGCTCGCCCACTTTCAAAGGTTCCCGCATCGCGTTCCCTCTTCTTGATTACGCCAGCAAACGTTTCAAAATTTCATTCACATCCTGCGGATTCGCGCGACCGCGCGATTCGCGCATGACCTGGCCGACAAAAAATTTGAAGACGCCCTCGTTGCCCGCGCGAAATTTGGCGACGTTCTCAGGATTGCCTGCAATGACACTGCGGCAAATGGCCTCGACACTACCCGTATCCGTGATGGGCGCGAGACCTTCGGCGGCAATCACATCCGATGCCGATTTTCCGGCCTCAAACATTTTTGCGAAAACGCGTTTGCCGATGGCTCCGGTGATTTCTCCGCTTTCGACGCGGCGGAGCAAATCCGCGAGCGCTTCAGGCCGCACCGGTGAATCGCCGATTTCTTTTTCCCCTTCGTTGAGGCGGCGCAACAGTTCCGTTTGAATCCAATTCGCCGCGAATTTCGCGCTGGCACCGGCTCGAACGACAGCCTCGAAATAATCGGCACGCTCACGCGTCTCGGTCAAAACTCCGGCGTCATACGCAGTGATGCCATATTTCTCCAAGAACCGCGCGCGTTTCGCGTCCGGCAACTCGGGCATGGAGCGGGCAATTTCCTCTTTCCACGCGGCGAGGACCTGCACGGGCAGAAGATCGGGATCGGGAAAATAGCGGTAATCGTGC
Encoded here:
- the bcp gene encoding thioredoxin-dependent thiol peroxidase — translated: MREPLKVGERAPEFKLPADDGSTVELSDFRGKNVVLFFFPKALTPGUSNEASEFRDAKKKFEKLNTVILGCSGDSVGLQAKFKAKYNLNFPLLADAKFEAIENYGARRMKSFLGKSFLGIVRMSYWIGPDAKIVHVWDKASAKGHAAEVLEEISKAK
- a CDS encoding glycosyltransferase; this encodes MTKHKPIFYDEERRRWRRTRRVLEVSGVFFTLVVVIFFFNILRRPNLPELLLPERGPAYHPVTAPMHPTLSRVKRTNVRPGRQRKVAALGEIPEKYDPLRAAFYVNWDSNSLASLELHYHDIDLLIPEELHAFTADGSLAVDKDPKLDNWLKSINVEIPMMPLLNNYDGSVWQIDPMAQMLAHADARQRLVGSLVSYAESHKVAGLAVDFEEVPDSSQKDFTEFIRELGAGLHAVNLKLMVALPAADWTYDYKSLGADSDAIILMNYDFHWPQSAAGSIVDQTWYLKNLNTILKIVPPQKLVMGIANYAYDWPSPTKKDAHPVAEALSFQSACVRALESDATIQFDPASLSPFYNYEDESGNVHNVWMLDALTAYNQLRAAERAGIQGTALWRFGTEDPSIWSIWDTVHPNDQNRAQLDSIPPGYDLILEGAGDLWRITAKPQSGDRTFKYDSSTDTFTDERITKYPLSWRIDRMGGANPKELALTFDDGPDTPWTQQILDVLKRENVPATFFVIGVEVDRYPDLVHQEFADGDEIGNHTYTHPDFDAASKTQIEFELNLTQRLIESDLGVKTLLFRPPYGIDEEPETADEVANLPIPQSMGYLLVAGHIDPHDWGEEGGVPPPPVETIVQRVVDQVDKLPGNVIIMHDGGGNRSHTVAALPQIIERLKAQGYSFVTVSQLLNQDRAQVMPPLSREEHFFAETDSLIFNIFHWLRLIIAFIFVAGIVLVSGRALFIGILALAEKLRPAPQDHPEYKPKVTVLIPAYNEEAVIVDTVGSALASNYPKLEIIVIDDGSTDRTSARVLELFGHEPRVRLIRQANYGKSAALNHGLSEASGEIIVTIDADTIVDREAIPRLVRHFANPRVGAVAGNVKVMNRNRWLTRWQALEYITSQNLEKRAFDLLNCIPVVPGAVGAWRAEAMRSCGGFAGDTVAEDTDLTLTIRRHAWRILYDEDAIGRTEVPDTMDALIRQRFRWTFGTLQAVWKHSDALGRPRYGTMGWITLPNVFLFQIVLPLVSPLIDFLFLFSILLWGLAQFRITHLPPLWTSDDVVRSLIFFAAFMLIDLFTCIVAFALEKGEDWSLLIPLLIQRFYYRQMMYFVLFQSLKEAVQGRPVGWRGVEPQKPEIPAAPVTQT
- the panC gene encoding pantoate--beta-alanine ligase codes for the protein MEIIRTVEWMKQSSRTAEGAGRVIGFVPTMGALHEGHLSLLRAAKQQCSPVVVSIFVNPKQFGPSEDFEKYPRAFETDCAQLENLGVDYLFAPDAPAIYPPEFRSTVRVEGLSEKWEGRVRPGHFQGVTTIVLKLFEIVRPRFAYFGRKDAQQARIIRQMVSDLNLDCEIVVCPIVREADGLAMSSRNAYLSAAERRAATILSGSLAAIRSEIERGERACAPLLEKFRTAITAEPLAKLDYAEIVDADSFEPLQFLRNDCLVLVAAKFGATRLIDNMLVRILPKDGEHREECVVSL
- a CDS encoding DinB family protein, which produces MTLDNVRTLYAYNSWANHRVLDACAPLSAEQLTQNLHSSFPSVRDTLAHIMLAEWLWLERWLGRSPAFPPSDFPDLTAIRARWQTNETDLSAFIQKLTAADLDRAVEYKNTKGNVFSNPMWQMLQHLVNHGTYHRGQITTMLRQLGAAPSTTDLIAFFRERAGKSHN
- the panB gene encoding 3-methyl-2-oxobutanoate hydroxymethyltransferase; its protein translation is MSAVPPAGKNAGNGKITVPDILHRKSSADSTDTRQKITCLTAYDYPTAHLLDEAGVDILLVGDSLGMVVLGYETTLPVTPEEMLVFTKAVRRGAHRALLVADMPFGSFHVSLDDSVRQALRLVKEGGVDAVKIEGGEKRMEMIARLVDSEIPVMAHIGLTPQSVLEFGGFRVQGKTPDAAERLLRDARAVEAAGAFSVVLESVPRELAARITRELRIPTIGIGAGPDCDGQVLVFHDMVGLTLGGSPKFARRYVNIGEQISRAARTFCEDVRSGNFPSDAESFHAPQLGAQPKTHIH